Proteins from one Acanthopagrus latus isolate v.2019 chromosome 18, fAcaLat1.1, whole genome shotgun sequence genomic window:
- the cltb gene encoding clathrin light chain B isoform X3, translating into MADNGAHQTEEDPAAAFLAQQESEIAGIENDGEGFGALEGADDQQSPEPEPVNYDAFGEEPATVNGDMFQESNGPTDNYAAIAQVDIQRQEPESLRKWREEQKTRLEALDSASKAAEAEWREKAKKELEDWHVHQSEQMEKNKANNRLCPSLARASEEAFLAETDGDSPGTEWERVARLCDFNPKTNKQAKDVSRMRSVLISLKQTPLVR; encoded by the exons atgGCTGACAACGGAGCACACCAGACCGAAGAGGACCCCGCTGCCGCTTTCCTGGCCCAACAGGAGAGCGAGATAGCGGGGATAGAGAACGACGGCGAGGGTTTTGGGGCGCTGGAAGGAGCGGACGACCAGCAGTCGCCCGAGCCGGAGCCGGTCAACTACG ACGCTTTCGGAGAGGAGCCAGCCACGGTGAATGGGGACATGTTCCAG GAGTCCAATGGCCCAACAGACAACTATGCAGCCATCGCCCAGGTGGACATTCAGAGGCAAGAGCCGGAGAGTCTACGCAAGTggagggaggagcagaagaCACGCCTTGAGGCATTAG ACTCAGCATCCAAGGCGGCGGaggcagagtggagagagaaagcCAAAAAGGAGCTGGAGGATTGGCATGTACACCAGAGCGAGCAGATGGAGAAGAACAAGGCCAACAACAG ACTCTGTCCAAGTCTGGCACG AGCATCAGAGGAGGCCTTCCTGGCAGAGACCGACGGCGACAGTCCAGGAACCGAATGGGAGAGGGTAGCCCGCCTCTGTGACTTCAATCCGAAAACCAACAAACAGGCAAAGGATGTTTCTCGAATGCGCTCCGTCCTCATCTCCCTCAAACAGACACCCCTTGTTCGCTAG
- the cltb gene encoding clathrin light chain B isoform X2 codes for MADNGAHQTEEDPAAAFLAQQESEIAGIENDGEGFGALEGADDQQSPEPEPVNYDAFGEEPATVNGDMFQESNGPTDNYAAIAQVDIQRQEPESLRKWREEQKTRLEALDSASKAAEAEWREKAKKELEDWHVHQSEQMEKNKANNRIADKAFYKQPNSDVIGFVASEEAFLAETDGDSPGTEWERVARLCDFNPKTNKQAKDVSRMRSVLISLKQTPLVR; via the exons atgGCTGACAACGGAGCACACCAGACCGAAGAGGACCCCGCTGCCGCTTTCCTGGCCCAACAGGAGAGCGAGATAGCGGGGATAGAGAACGACGGCGAGGGTTTTGGGGCGCTGGAAGGAGCGGACGACCAGCAGTCGCCCGAGCCGGAGCCGGTCAACTACG ACGCTTTCGGAGAGGAGCCAGCCACGGTGAATGGGGACATGTTCCAG GAGTCCAATGGCCCAACAGACAACTATGCAGCCATCGCCCAGGTGGACATTCAGAGGCAAGAGCCGGAGAGTCTACGCAAGTggagggaggagcagaagaCACGCCTTGAGGCATTAG ACTCAGCATCCAAGGCGGCGGaggcagagtggagagagaaagcCAAAAAGGAGCTGGAGGATTGGCATGTACACCAGAGCGAGCAGATGGAGAAGAACAAGGCCAACAACAG GATTGCTGACAAGGCTTTCTACAAACAGCCCAACTCTGATGTTATAGGCTTTGT AGCATCAGAGGAGGCCTTCCTGGCAGAGACCGACGGCGACAGTCCAGGAACCGAATGGGAGAGGGTAGCCCGCCTCTGTGACTTCAATCCGAAAACCAACAAACAGGCAAAGGATGTTTCTCGAATGCGCTCCGTCCTCATCTCCCTCAAACAGACACCCCTTGTTCGCTAG
- the cltb gene encoding clathrin light chain B isoform X1, whose amino-acid sequence MADNGAHQTEEDPAAAFLAQQESEIAGIENDGEGFGALEGADDQQSPEPEPVNYDAFGEEPATVNGDMFQESNGPTDNYAAIAQVDIQRQEPESLRKWREEQKTRLEALDSASKAAEAEWREKAKKELEDWHVHQSEQMEKNKANNRLCPSLARIADKAFYKQPNSDVIGFVASEEAFLAETDGDSPGTEWERVARLCDFNPKTNKQAKDVSRMRSVLISLKQTPLVR is encoded by the exons atgGCTGACAACGGAGCACACCAGACCGAAGAGGACCCCGCTGCCGCTTTCCTGGCCCAACAGGAGAGCGAGATAGCGGGGATAGAGAACGACGGCGAGGGTTTTGGGGCGCTGGAAGGAGCGGACGACCAGCAGTCGCCCGAGCCGGAGCCGGTCAACTACG ACGCTTTCGGAGAGGAGCCAGCCACGGTGAATGGGGACATGTTCCAG GAGTCCAATGGCCCAACAGACAACTATGCAGCCATCGCCCAGGTGGACATTCAGAGGCAAGAGCCGGAGAGTCTACGCAAGTggagggaggagcagaagaCACGCCTTGAGGCATTAG ACTCAGCATCCAAGGCGGCGGaggcagagtggagagagaaagcCAAAAAGGAGCTGGAGGATTGGCATGTACACCAGAGCGAGCAGATGGAGAAGAACAAGGCCAACAACAG ACTCTGTCCAAGTCTGGCACG GATTGCTGACAAGGCTTTCTACAAACAGCCCAACTCTGATGTTATAGGCTTTGT AGCATCAGAGGAGGCCTTCCTGGCAGAGACCGACGGCGACAGTCCAGGAACCGAATGGGAGAGGGTAGCCCGCCTCTGTGACTTCAATCCGAAAACCAACAAACAGGCAAAGGATGTTTCTCGAATGCGCTCCGTCCTCATCTCCCTCAAACAGACACCCCTTGTTCGCTAG
- the cltb gene encoding clathrin light chain B isoform X4 — MADNGAHQTEEDPAAAFLAQQESEIAGIENDGEGFGALEGADDQQSPEPEPVNYDAFGEEPATVNGDMFQESNGPTDNYAAIAQVDIQRQEPESLRKWREEQKTRLEALDSASKAAEAEWREKAKKELEDWHVHQSEQMEKNKANNRASEEAFLAETDGDSPGTEWERVARLCDFNPKTNKQAKDVSRMRSVLISLKQTPLVR, encoded by the exons atgGCTGACAACGGAGCACACCAGACCGAAGAGGACCCCGCTGCCGCTTTCCTGGCCCAACAGGAGAGCGAGATAGCGGGGATAGAGAACGACGGCGAGGGTTTTGGGGCGCTGGAAGGAGCGGACGACCAGCAGTCGCCCGAGCCGGAGCCGGTCAACTACG ACGCTTTCGGAGAGGAGCCAGCCACGGTGAATGGGGACATGTTCCAG GAGTCCAATGGCCCAACAGACAACTATGCAGCCATCGCCCAGGTGGACATTCAGAGGCAAGAGCCGGAGAGTCTACGCAAGTggagggaggagcagaagaCACGCCTTGAGGCATTAG ACTCAGCATCCAAGGCGGCGGaggcagagtggagagagaaagcCAAAAAGGAGCTGGAGGATTGGCATGTACACCAGAGCGAGCAGATGGAGAAGAACAAGGCCAACAACAG AGCATCAGAGGAGGCCTTCCTGGCAGAGACCGACGGCGACAGTCCAGGAACCGAATGGGAGAGGGTAGCCCGCCTCTGTGACTTCAATCCGAAAACCAACAAACAGGCAAAGGATGTTTCTCGAATGCGCTCCGTCCTCATCTCCCTCAAACAGACACCCCTTGTTCGCTAG
- the higd2a gene encoding HIG1 domain family member 2A, mitochondrial — MAAATTTPADPAPKASPEPVPFDFQPPVIEGFDPSPRVKDETSKEKFLRKTKENPFVPIGCLGTAGALIYGLRAFHQGKTKQSQMLMRGRIFAQGFTVCALIFGVFATALKSKQ, encoded by the exons ATGGCGGCCGCTACGACAACACCAGCGGATCCGGCACCGAAGGCGTCTCCTGAACCTGTGCCGTTCGACTTTCAGCCGCCGGTCATTGAAGGCTTCGACCCTTCGCCGAGGGTCAAAGATGAGACCTCAAAAGAAAAATTCCTGAGAAAAACCAAGGAGAACCCATTCGTCCCCATAG GTTGTTTAGGAACAGCAGGAGCACTGATCTACGGTCTCCGTGCCTTCCATCAAGGGAAAACCAAACAGTCCCAGATGCTGATGCGGGGACGTATCTTCGCCCAGGGTTTCACTGTTTGTGCCCTTATTTTTGGAGTTTTCGCCACAGCTCTGAAATCCAAGCAATGA